Proteins encoded by one window of Companilactobacillus ginsenosidimutans:
- the ftsA gene encoding cell division protein FtsA, giving the protein MDNSEFFVGLDIGTNSIKVVVAEASDDKLSVVGVGSERSEGVSRGVIVDIDKAAGAIKRAVKKAETQANITIKEVIVGISANMLQIEKCQGMIAVGTQSKEITENDVRQVMAAAMIQNLPSEREVVSLIPKQFSVDGFNNIRDPRGMIGVRLEMKGIIYTAPKTIVHNTKKAIQKAGLHIVHKVIAPMALSQVALDDGESDFGAVIIDMGAGQTTASVVHDHNLKLSTVDFEGGDYVTHDISVVLNTTVENASQLKLYYGTANSANADTDDTISVDVVGQSEPETISEEYLSEIIEARLQQIFTRLKGPLEDASALSLPGGIVLTGGVAATSGIEELAKQIFGVKVRRYVPAQMGMRYPSYALGLGLVSYTSNLNEIGIIADNVVNGAAINQNDSSARPNVQPQTYPDESKAGAKEKPAAKPKKVSEKKKPEKGARMDRVKNFWSKFFD; this is encoded by the coding sequence ATGGACAATTCAGAGTTTTTCGTCGGTCTTGATATTGGTACTAACTCTATAAAAGTGGTAGTCGCTGAAGCATCAGACGATAAATTAAGTGTCGTCGGTGTCGGAAGTGAGCGATCTGAAGGGGTAAGTCGTGGTGTTATTGTTGATATTGACAAAGCGGCTGGTGCAATAAAGCGAGCGGTCAAAAAAGCCGAAACACAAGCAAATATTACTATTAAAGAAGTAATAGTTGGAATTTCAGCAAATATGCTGCAAATTGAAAAGTGTCAAGGAATGATTGCTGTTGGCACACAATCAAAAGAAATTACTGAAAATGATGTAAGACAAGTTATGGCAGCTGCCATGATTCAAAATCTACCAAGTGAAAGAGAAGTTGTTTCACTAATTCCAAAACAATTTTCTGTGGATGGATTTAATAATATTCGTGATCCACGTGGAATGATTGGTGTTCGTTTGGAAATGAAAGGTATTATCTATACCGCTCCTAAAACAATCGTTCACAATACTAAGAAGGCTATTCAAAAAGCTGGACTACATATTGTTCACAAAGTCATTGCTCCAATGGCACTTAGCCAAGTTGCTTTAGACGATGGTGAGAGTGATTTTGGTGCCGTAATCATTGACATGGGTGCAGGTCAAACTACTGCTTCGGTTGTGCATGATCACAATTTGAAGTTATCAACTGTCGATTTTGAAGGTGGAGATTACGTTACACACGATATTTCAGTTGTGCTTAATACCACAGTTGAAAATGCTTCACAATTAAAGTTATATTACGGTACTGCAAACTCGGCAAACGCTGATACTGATGATACAATCAGTGTTGATGTAGTAGGTCAATCTGAACCGGAAACAATTTCAGAAGAATACTTATCAGAAATTATTGAAGCTAGACTTCAACAGATATTTACTCGACTTAAGGGACCACTTGAAGACGCAAGTGCACTTTCATTACCGGGTGGAATTGTTTTAACTGGTGGTGTGGCTGCTACTTCGGGAATTGAGGAGCTTGCTAAACAGATTTTTGGTGTGAAAGTTAGACGTTATGTCCCAGCACAGATGGGCATGAGATATCCTTCTTATGCGTTGGGCTTAGGCTTAGTGTCGTATACATCGAATTTGAACGAAATTGGAATTATTGCTGATAATGTAGTCAACGGTGCTGCAATTAATCAAAATGATTCGAGCGCAAGACCAAATGTTCAACCACAGACTTATCCCGATGAGAGCAAAGCAGGTGCTAAAGAAAAGCCAGCTGCTAAGCCTAAGAAAGTTTCTGAAAAGAAGAAACCTGAAAAGGGTGCTCGAATGGATCGAGTCAAGAACTTCTGGAGTAAGTTTTTTGATTAA
- the murD gene encoding UDP-N-acetylmuramoyl-L-alanine--D-glutamate ligase, whose translation MVKNSNYANKKILVLGLAKSGYAVAKLLKKINCDITVVDSNPLEGNEEANALIQEGFNVITGSNDAKLIDGTYDFVVKNPGIPYENELIKRAIELKVPVITEPEIAYSCSDATMVAVTGSNGKTTVTTLIQLMLDHSPQFKNSYYAGNIGIPISDVIQKATADDVVVTELSSFQLEGTIDLHPEVAVLNNIYSAHLDFHKTRENYINAKMNITQNQTADDYFVVNWNTSEWRNLSKRSSAQVIPFSDQQELGFGAYLSDGNIYYNRHLIMNEDEIKVPGEHNVQNALAAIDVAKIFGVSDGDIIEVLSQFSGVKHRIQYVDKFEDRIFYNDSKATNIEATTVALHAFKQPITLIAGGLDRGNTFDELVPSLKGSVHSIVVYGETASKMIDAAEKAEIGNIVEVQNLSEAVPEAFKQSSAGDVVLLSPAAASWDQFDTFEQRGDLFIEEVKKLKGSKND comes from the coding sequence ATGGTCAAAAATAGTAATTACGCAAATAAAAAAATACTTGTTTTAGGCTTGGCAAAAAGTGGCTACGCTGTTGCTAAACTTTTGAAAAAAATTAACTGTGATATCACTGTCGTAGATTCCAATCCACTTGAAGGCAATGAAGAAGCGAATGCTTTGATTCAAGAGGGATTTAACGTAATTACCGGCAGTAATGATGCAAAACTGATTGATGGAACTTATGATTTTGTAGTTAAAAATCCTGGTATTCCATACGAGAATGAATTAATCAAACGAGCAATTGAACTAAAAGTTCCTGTAATTACTGAACCAGAAATAGCATATAGTTGTTCAGATGCCACTATGGTTGCGGTTACTGGTAGCAATGGTAAAACGACTGTTACAACTTTGATCCAATTAATGCTGGATCATTCACCACAATTTAAGAATTCTTATTATGCGGGTAATATCGGTATACCTATTTCAGATGTTATTCAAAAAGCCACTGCTGATGATGTTGTAGTGACTGAATTATCCAGTTTTCAATTAGAAGGAACAATCGATTTACATCCAGAGGTAGCCGTGTTGAATAATATTTATTCAGCCCATTTAGATTTTCATAAAACACGTGAAAATTATATAAATGCAAAAATGAATATCACACAGAACCAAACTGCAGATGATTATTTTGTCGTCAACTGGAACACGTCAGAGTGGAGAAATCTTTCAAAGAGATCATCAGCACAAGTAATTCCATTTTCTGATCAACAAGAATTAGGTTTTGGAGCATACTTGTCTGACGGTAATATTTATTACAATCGCCATTTGATCATGAATGAAGATGAAATCAAGGTCCCCGGAGAACATAATGTCCAAAACGCTTTAGCTGCAATTGATGTAGCGAAAATATTTGGTGTATCTGATGGCGACATTATTGAAGTGCTAAGCCAATTTAGTGGCGTTAAACACCGTATTCAATATGTGGATAAATTTGAAGATAGAATTTTCTATAATGATTCCAAAGCAACGAATATCGAAGCAACTACAGTTGCTTTACACGCTTTTAAACAACCAATTACATTAATTGCTGGTGGCCTTGACCGTGGAAATACTTTTGATGAACTGGTTCCATCCTTGAAAGGTAGTGTCCACAGTATAGTTGTATACGGCGAGACTGCTTCGAAGATGATTGACGCTGCAGAAAAAGCTGAAATTGGCAATATCGTGGAAGTTCAAAACTTGTCCGAAGCAGTTCCTGAAGCTTTCAAACAAAGTTCAGCTGGAGATGTAGTTCTTCTTTCACCTGCTGCAGCTAGTTGGGATCAGTTTGATACATTTGAACAACGTGGGGATCTATTTATTGAGGAAGTAAAAAAACTAAAGGGGAGCAAAAATGACTAA
- the rsmH gene encoding 16S rRNA (cytosine(1402)-N(4))-methyltransferase RsmH, translating into MTSNEFTHKTVLLKETIDMLAPKDNGTYVDATFGRGGHTKELLSRVHNSTVYAFDRDESAIETGEEIENDPKIIGDNKLVLIRDNFENMQERLNELNVFEVTGIVYDLGVSSPQFDDAVRGFSYKKEARLDMRMDQRQELDAEKIVNDWPYNDLVRIFFKYGDEKFSKQIARSIERTRDDHRITSTLELADIVKNSIPAARRRTGGHPAKRIFQAIRIAVNDELGSLEKSLTEAIDLIETRGRISVITFQSLEDRIVKHTFKEESEVDVPRGLPVIPKDIQPTLKLITRKPITPNDQELEENNRAHSAKLRVVEKI; encoded by the coding sequence TTGACTTCTAATGAATTTACACACAAAACAGTTCTCTTAAAAGAGACAATTGACATGCTTGCGCCAAAGGACAACGGAACGTACGTTGATGCAACCTTTGGACGCGGTGGACACACTAAAGAATTATTGAGTCGTGTGCACAATAGTACCGTATATGCTTTTGATCGTGATGAGAGTGCAATTGAAACTGGTGAGGAAATCGAAAATGATCCAAAAATCATTGGAGATAATAAATTGGTTTTAATTCGAGACAATTTCGAGAACATGCAAGAACGTTTGAACGAATTAAATGTTTTTGAAGTAACAGGGATTGTTTATGATCTTGGAGTTTCTTCACCACAGTTTGATGATGCAGTTCGTGGATTTAGCTATAAAAAAGAAGCTAGATTAGATATGAGAATGGATCAACGTCAAGAACTCGATGCAGAGAAAATTGTCAATGATTGGCCATATAATGACTTAGTGAGAATTTTCTTTAAGTATGGTGATGAAAAATTTTCAAAACAAATTGCAAGGTCGATAGAACGCACTCGTGACGACCATCGGATAACTTCTACACTGGAATTGGCGGACATCGTAAAGAACTCAATCCCAGCTGCGAGAAGGCGTACAGGCGGTCATCCCGCTAAGAGAATTTTCCAAGCTATACGTATAGCAGTCAATGACGAGCTTGGCTCACTTGAGAAATCTTTAACAGAAGCGATTGATTTGATAGAAACTAGGGGTAGAATAAGTGTTATCACGTTCCAATCCCTAGAGGATCGCATAGTTAAACATACTTTTAAGGAAGAATCAGAGGTAGATGTTCCAAGAGGCCTTCCTGTAATTCCAAAAGATATTCAACCGACTCTCAAGCTGATCACTCGAAAGCCCATTACACCAAATGATCAAGAACTAGAAGAAAATAATAGAGCACATAGTGCGAAGTTACGTGTTGTAGAAAAGATTTAA
- a CDS encoding cell division protein FtsQ/DivIB, with protein sequence MSKKRKSYEKSFIILIVAIVIIFLAYFGSPLSKVRNITVKGVNDLGAQQVIDATKITDNSLLLGVFLRQNSISNNTHKELPSVKSVSFKTKNLRDLTINVNEYPTLGLIFKDGYYYRIIDNGKILSNKLKSYTGNYPIYTNFDKKDDLKKITEIYKKMPESVKNNISEIHNASTKINPYRIKIDMNDGNKVIADTRTVDKKMKYYPSIASQMKKKGVIDIEVGAYSYPFDDKK encoded by the coding sequence ATGTCTAAAAAGCGAAAGAGTTATGAAAAAAGCTTTATTATTTTAATTGTTGCTATTGTAATTATTTTCTTGGCATATTTTGGGTCCCCTTTGAGTAAAGTTAGAAATATAACTGTTAAGGGAGTTAATGATTTAGGTGCACAACAAGTCATTGATGCAACCAAAATCACCGACAACTCCTTATTACTGGGAGTTTTCTTGAGGCAAAATTCAATTTCTAATAATACTCACAAGGAACTTCCCTCTGTTAAGTCAGTTTCATTTAAGACGAAAAACTTACGAGATCTAACTATTAACGTCAATGAATATCCAACGTTGGGATTGATATTCAAAGATGGATATTATTATCGGATTATCGATAATGGCAAAATTCTTTCGAATAAGTTGAAATCTTACACAGGTAATTATCCAATATATACAAATTTTGATAAAAAAGATGATTTGAAAAAAATAACTGAGATATATAAGAAGATGCCAGAGAGTGTCAAAAATAATATTTCAGAAATTCATAATGCATCAACAAAAATTAATCCATATCGGATAAAAATCGATATGAATGACGGTAATAAAGTGATTGCGGATACTCGAACGGTAGACAAGAAAATGAAATACTATCCAAGTATTGCTTCACAAATGAAGAAAAAGGGAGTCATCGATATAGAAGTGGGTGCTTATTCTTACCCATTTGATGACAAGAAATAG
- the murG gene encoding undecaprenyldiphospho-muramoylpentapeptide beta-N-acetylglucosaminyltransferase: protein MTKLRIIVSGGGTGGHIYPAMALIKRLKERDMIEDVLYVGTENGLESKIVTREGIAFKTIKISGFKRKLTLENIKVVNMFLSSIGKSKKIIREFKPDIVVGTGGYVSSAIVYAAHALKIPTVIHEQNTIAGVTNKFLGHFVDKIAIAFHQAEDQFSEKKKIVFTGNPRAQEAAGIKANDRLKDFNLDSAKSTVLIFGGSRGAEPINRAVIGALPEFSEADFQVLFVTGRVHYDGVIKRIEQKYLDQPNISIQPYIDNMPEILPDLKLIVGRSGATSIAEITALGIPAIFIPSPYVTHDHQTINAREISANGAAKIMPEADLTSAKLFEGISDILTNENVENEMSDASKEIGVPDASDKLIAVLTDLIKK from the coding sequence ATGACTAAATTACGAATTATTGTGTCCGGTGGTGGAACAGGAGGACATATTTATCCTGCAATGGCTTTAATTAAGCGATTGAAGGAACGTGACATGATTGAAGATGTTCTTTATGTTGGTACTGAGAATGGTCTAGAAAGCAAGATTGTTACTCGTGAAGGTATTGCATTTAAGACCATTAAAATTAGCGGTTTCAAACGTAAGTTAACATTGGAAAACATCAAAGTTGTGAATATGTTTCTTTCTTCTATCGGTAAGTCAAAGAAAATAATTCGTGAATTTAAGCCAGATATTGTTGTCGGAACCGGTGGGTATGTTTCAAGTGCGATTGTCTATGCAGCACATGCACTTAAAATTCCAACTGTAATCCATGAGCAAAATACAATTGCTGGCGTGACAAACAAATTCTTAGGTCATTTTGTTGATAAAATTGCAATTGCGTTTCATCAAGCTGAAGATCAATTTTCTGAAAAGAAGAAAATTGTGTTTACAGGTAACCCTCGTGCTCAGGAAGCTGCGGGAATCAAAGCAAATGATCGCTTAAAGGATTTTAATTTAGACTCAGCGAAATCAACTGTTTTGATTTTCGGTGGTTCTCGAGGCGCAGAGCCTATTAATAGAGCAGTTATTGGAGCTTTACCTGAATTTAGTGAAGCCGATTTTCAAGTTTTATTTGTGACAGGTAGGGTGCATTACGATGGTGTGATTAAGAGAATCGAACAGAAGTATTTGGATCAGCCAAATATTTCTATCCAACCATACATTGACAACATGCCGGAAATTTTGCCAGATTTGAAGCTCATTGTTGGTAGAAGTGGTGCAACGAGCATTGCTGAAATTACAGCACTTGGTATTCCCGCAATTTTTATTCCTAGTCCCTATGTCACTCATGATCATCAAACAATTAATGCACGAGAAATTTCAGCTAACGGTGCTGCAAAGATTATGCCTGAAGCTGATTTAACTTCTGCAAAATTGTTTGAGGGAATATCTGACATTTTGACCAACGAGAATGTTGAGAATGAAATGTCGGATGCTTCCAAAGAAATTGGTGTACCGGATGCTTCAGATAAGCTCATTGCAGTGTTAACTGATTTAATAAAGAAATAG
- the ftsZ gene encoding cell division protein FtsZ, whose amino-acid sequence MEYSLDSSENMGAVIKVIGVGGAGGNAVNRMVDTGIKGVQFIAANTDVQALESSQAETKIQLGPKLTRGLGAGSNPEIGQKAAQESEEAIKEALEGADMIFITAGMGGGTGTGAAPIVANIAKESGALTVGVVTRPFAFEGSKRSRFAADGISELKKDVDTLVLISNSKLLEIVDKKTPMNEAFSIADDVLRQGVQSISDLITSPGFVNLDFADVKTVMSDQGSALMGIGTANGENRITDATNKAISSPLLEVSIDGAKQVLLNITGGPDLSLFEAQDAAQIVTDQATKDVNIIFGTSIDETLGDQVKVTVIATGVETEGAKKENQNRRLNLNNPNAVFDGQDRPDSNDAQGQTQQTQTDTFADWDINQSNNNNSNNVSGEKSDFDIFQKPETIDLSDDDDDSTPPIFKRRK is encoded by the coding sequence ATGGAATATTCATTAGATTCAAGTGAAAATATGGGGGCAGTTATTAAAGTAATCGGTGTCGGTGGAGCAGGTGGAAATGCTGTTAACCGTATGGTCGATACTGGAATAAAAGGTGTGCAATTTATTGCCGCAAATACTGATGTCCAAGCTTTGGAAAGCTCACAAGCTGAAACAAAAATTCAATTAGGACCTAAATTGACAAGAGGCTTAGGTGCTGGTTCGAATCCGGAAATTGGTCAAAAGGCCGCCCAAGAAAGTGAAGAAGCGATTAAGGAGGCCCTTGAAGGTGCCGATATGATCTTTATCACTGCCGGAATGGGTGGTGGTACTGGTACTGGTGCTGCACCTATTGTTGCAAACATTGCTAAAGAAAGCGGTGCTTTGACTGTTGGCGTTGTTACACGTCCATTTGCTTTTGAAGGATCAAAACGTTCACGCTTTGCTGCAGACGGTATTAGTGAACTTAAAAAAGACGTTGATACTTTGGTATTAATTTCAAATAGTAAGTTACTAGAAATTGTTGATAAGAAGACACCTATGAACGAAGCATTCAGCATTGCTGATGATGTTTTGAGACAAGGTGTACAAAGTATTTCTGATTTAATTACATCACCAGGATTCGTTAACTTGGATTTTGCTGATGTTAAGACTGTCATGTCTGACCAAGGTTCAGCTCTTATGGGTATTGGTACAGCAAACGGTGAAAATAGAATTACTGATGCTACAAACAAAGCTATTTCTTCACCATTACTTGAAGTTTCAATTGATGGTGCAAAACAAGTTCTTCTTAACATTACTGGTGGTCCTGACTTGTCATTATTTGAAGCACAAGATGCTGCTCAAATCGTTACAGATCAAGCAACCAAAGATGTTAATATCATTTTTGGTACATCTATTGATGAGACACTTGGTGACCAAGTTAAGGTTACTGTTATTGCTACAGGTGTTGAAACAGAAGGCGCTAAGAAAGAAAATCAAAATCGCCGTCTTAACTTGAACAATCCAAATGCTGTCTTTGATGGACAAGACAGACCAGATAGTAATGATGCTCAAGGACAAACACAACAAACTCAAACAGATACATTTGCTGATTGGGACATTAATCAATCAAATAACAATAATTCAAACAATGTTTCAGGTGAAAAGAGTGATTTTGATATCTTCCAAAAGCCAGAAACAATCGACTTGAGTGATGATGACGATGATTCGACACCACCAATTTTCAAGCGTAGAAAATAA
- the mraY gene encoding phospho-N-acetylmuramoyl-pentapeptide-transferase yields MELSKIFIDLISSFAIVAIFMPFLIGYLIAHKEGQSIREEGPKWHEKKSGTPTMGGLLIIIAMTITNLWVGAWMHQMTHALLITTLVIILFGCIGFIDDFIKVFKKRNLGLKALQKLVLQIIVAVIFLLVYINDELPLNFSIPGVLSVDSKIVFVLFTIFWLVGFSNATNLTDGLDGLLGGLGSISYLTYAIIALNQNRVDIAIVCFSVAGGLLGFLMFNHKPAKIFMGDVGSLALGAGLAAISILLGRYWSLLLIGLVYVIETASVMLQVFSFKVFRRRIFKMTPIHHHFEMLGWSEWKVDIVFWIIGIICSAIYLTIFI; encoded by the coding sequence ATGGAACTAAGTAAGATTTTTATAGATTTAATAAGCAGTTTTGCAATTGTTGCAATTTTTATGCCATTTTTAATTGGCTATTTAATTGCTCATAAAGAAGGTCAATCCATTCGTGAAGAAGGACCTAAATGGCATGAAAAAAAATCAGGAACTCCAACTATGGGTGGACTACTGATTATTATTGCAATGACAATTACTAACCTTTGGGTCGGTGCATGGATGCATCAAATGACTCACGCATTGTTGATTACAACCTTAGTAATCATTTTGTTCGGTTGTATTGGTTTTATTGATGATTTCATCAAAGTATTTAAAAAAAGAAATCTGGGTTTGAAGGCATTACAAAAATTAGTACTTCAAATAATCGTTGCAGTAATTTTCTTACTTGTTTATATCAATGATGAGTTACCTCTGAACTTTTCAATTCCAGGTGTTTTGTCAGTTGATTCCAAAATAGTTTTTGTTCTGTTTACAATTTTTTGGTTGGTTGGGTTTTCAAATGCAACCAATTTAACAGATGGCTTAGATGGCCTATTAGGTGGCCTAGGAAGCATTTCGTATTTGACATATGCAATTATTGCTTTGAACCAGAATCGTGTTGATATAGCTATTGTGTGCTTCTCAGTGGCCGGTGGATTGCTAGGATTCCTTATGTTTAATCATAAGCCAGCAAAAATATTCATGGGTGACGTTGGATCACTAGCATTAGGTGCAGGTCTGGCAGCAATTTCCATTTTACTTGGTCGTTACTGGTCACTACTTCTTATTGGCTTGGTTTACGTCATTGAAACTGCAAGTGTTATGCTCCAAGTTTTCTCATTCAAAGTATTTCGTCGTCGTATTTTCAAGATGACACCAATTCATCATCACTTTGAAATGTTAGGTTGGAGTGAATGGAAAGTTGATATTGTCTTTTGGATTATCGGAATAATTTGTTCAGCAATTTATTTAACAATTTTTATATAG
- a CDS encoding penicillin-binding transpeptidase domain-containing protein, translating to MKNFLKLLHNKARNNHFAVGIVIVVLTAFCFIIFTSRFVSIATSKQFDGVNLADKTRQKYQHVDQVNARRGDILDTNGDMIAGNSSIFDVYAVLSTKAKTSKGKPDYVQDKVKTAFELSKYLPLSKKQILDYLNPTNKKQYQVEFGPEGRNLSIEIKNKIAALHLQGIKFNEYPSRAYPNGVFATNQVGITQQNNINDPNTNISGLMGIERSYNKVLSGTGGKKITKIDSQGNELPGSEVVEKQAVNGSNVYLTLDSKIQQYVEILTQNVQNKYQPKDLQVLVMDSKTGQIKAATQRPTFNPSTGKGMSESWRDTLVADQFEPGSVMKILTMSAAIDSGNYDPNSYYQSGTVEVGGRTIKDWNDVGWGSIPLYEAFPRSSNVGMVHLEQTMGADTWMKYMKKFKIGDKTGIELPDEIAGGISYKHASDQAMTSFGQSVNVNDFQMLQAFSAVANNGKMVKPQLVKKIVDPNTGKTTQKFKTDVVGHPISADTATQVRNAMRQVITADYGTGAAYKIPGISVGVKTGTAQVASPAGGYLTGASNYIFSVAGMVPYKNPRYIVYITMKQPQIMSTAAEKMIAEIFNPLVKRLMTQEDESGVDVKAGSQYVDMPDFLNSSVEDAQKKITKLNLQSGIVGTGDKIVQQLPASGEKVMPGQRIVMLTNGAMTMPDLTGWSKNDVLKFAEITGRTVVTKGDGYVTEQSIKAGQIINDSGKITVTLKNNN from the coding sequence ATGAAAAACTTTTTAAAACTTCTTCACAATAAGGCACGAAACAATCACTTTGCAGTAGGTATCGTAATAGTGGTGTTGACTGCCTTTTGTTTTATCATTTTTACCTCTAGATTCGTTTCAATTGCTACAAGCAAGCAATTTGATGGAGTTAATCTAGCGGACAAGACACGACAAAAATATCAACATGTTGACCAAGTTAATGCAAGACGTGGGGACATACTCGATACTAACGGCGACATGATTGCCGGTAACTCGAGTATTTTTGACGTGTACGCGGTTTTATCTACCAAGGCTAAAACTAGTAAGGGTAAACCAGATTATGTTCAAGACAAAGTTAAAACAGCCTTTGAGCTATCGAAATATTTACCTCTATCAAAGAAACAAATATTAGATTATTTGAATCCTACCAATAAAAAACAATATCAAGTCGAATTTGGTCCAGAAGGTAGAAATCTTTCAATTGAAATTAAAAATAAGATTGCTGCACTTCACCTTCAGGGGATTAAGTTTAATGAGTATCCATCTCGTGCTTACCCTAATGGGGTATTTGCTACAAACCAAGTTGGTATTACACAACAAAACAATATTAATGATCCGAACACAAATATTAGTGGATTAATGGGAATTGAACGCTCGTATAATAAAGTTTTATCTGGTACAGGCGGTAAAAAAATTACAAAAATTGATTCTCAAGGGAATGAATTACCTGGCTCGGAAGTTGTTGAAAAGCAAGCTGTCAATGGTTCAAACGTATATTTGACTCTCGACAGTAAGATTCAACAATATGTCGAAATATTGACTCAGAATGTTCAAAATAAGTATCAACCAAAGGACCTACAAGTACTTGTTATGGATTCAAAAACTGGTCAAATAAAGGCCGCTACACAGCGTCCTACGTTTAATCCTTCAACAGGTAAAGGTATGTCTGAGAGTTGGCGTGACACACTGGTGGCTGATCAATTTGAACCTGGTTCAGTAATGAAGATATTGACCATGTCCGCAGCAATCGATTCAGGAAATTATGATCCAAACTCATACTATCAATCAGGTACCGTTGAAGTTGGTGGTAGAACTATCAAGGATTGGAATGATGTTGGTTGGGGGTCAATTCCTCTATATGAAGCATTTCCAAGATCTTCTAACGTCGGTATGGTACACCTTGAACAAACTATGGGTGCCGATACTTGGATGAAATATATGAAGAAATTCAAGATTGGTGACAAAACAGGAATTGAATTACCAGATGAGATTGCTGGTGGAATTTCATATAAACATGCCAGTGATCAAGCGATGACTTCATTTGGGCAAAGTGTCAACGTTAACGATTTTCAAATGCTACAAGCATTTTCTGCTGTTGCAAATAATGGGAAAATGGTAAAACCTCAACTCGTTAAGAAAATAGTTGATCCAAACACCGGAAAGACTACTCAAAAATTTAAGACTGATGTTGTAGGACATCCTATTTCTGCGGATACTGCTACTCAAGTTCGTAATGCTATGAGACAAGTAATCACAGCAGACTATGGTACAGGTGCTGCTTACAAGATTCCTGGAATTTCCGTAGGTGTAAAAACAGGTACAGCGCAAGTTGCATCACCAGCAGGTGGATATTTGACTGGTGCAAGTAACTATATTTTCTCGGTGGCTGGTATGGTTCCATACAAGAATCCTAGATATATCGTTTATATCACAATGAAACAGCCTCAGATCATGTCTACCGCAGCTGAAAAAATGATTGCTGAAATATTTAATCCACTCGTCAAGCGATTGATGACTCAAGAAGATGAATCTGGTGTCGATGTTAAAGCTGGAAGCCAGTATGTTGATATGCCAGACTTTCTAAATAGTTCAGTTGAAGATGCTCAAAAGAAAATCACTAAACTGAATTTACAATCAGGAATAGTTGGAACTGGTGACAAAATTGTTCAACAACTTCCTGCCAGTGGAGAAAAAGTAATGCCTGGTCAACGAATTGTTATGTTAACCAATGGTGCAATGACAATGCCTGATTTGACCGGCTGGTCAAAGAATGATGTACTCAAATTTGCAGAAATCACAGGTCGGACTGTCGTTACCAAGGGTGATGGTTATGTTACAGAACAATCTATAAAGGCAGGCCAAATCATCAATGACAGTGGTAAAATTACAGTAACGTTGAAGAATAATAATTAA
- the ftsL gene encoding cell division protein FtsL, with protein sequence MLESTARNLQSYETVETEPQVKSQEIAVTHKVAISKTESLLLIGLGILTLCLMTALVTMKVSMTSAQNSLDTVTTQISNTTTSNVNLQQEVSELTSYDRLSSFAKKHNLKMSNENVRNVAK encoded by the coding sequence ATGTTAGAAAGTACAGCCAGAAACTTACAAAGCTATGAAACAGTTGAAACTGAACCACAAGTCAAATCACAAGAGATTGCCGTTACACACAAAGTGGCTATTTCAAAGACAGAATCACTTTTATTGATCGGTCTAGGAATTTTAACTTTATGTTTAATGACAGCTTTGGTTACAATGAAAGTTTCAATGACTTCTGCACAAAACAGTTTAGACACTGTTACAACACAAATATCCAATACAACCACCAGTAACGTTAACTTACAACAAGAGGTTTCAGAATTAACAAGTTATGACAGATTATCAAGCTTTGCAAAAAAGCATAACTTGAAGATGAGTAATGAAAATGTAAGGAACGTTGCGAAATGA